TGCGATGATGAAGCCATTAAATTTGTGAGCAAAGCTGAAACATCCATGGATCATGCTGCTGCCAAATCAGAGGATGCCCATGTTATGAGCGGCATAGATGGTAGTTATGGTATGACAGTGGGAAGAGACAAGGTTGATGAGACCGAATGTGGGAATGCTGATATAATCTACAGCCAAGATTTAGTTGTGCAGTATATGGACTTACCTTCTCGTGCCAATACTATTGCCAACAATGGAGTTCTAAATTTCAAACACTTCAGGAAGGTAATGGCCTTATCTATTCCTACCACTGAATAGAACAATCACTTTTAGCTTGTTGGAAGAAACGACCAATTTGTCCTGTCCTCTTCATTTTGTCACGTGGCATTAGAACATTGATACGTAACTCTTAGATTGTGGTTCTTATTCATTATGATGGGTAATACAACTGATTAAACTCAAATTTTTAGGCTGGACTTCACATTGAAATATGTGAGTGCCATGAATTGCAAGAAAATTTATCAACTTATTTCTAATATTGTAACCAGTTGGGTTATGAAATGCCTAATTTTCTTATGTATTTTTGGAATGGAATTGCAGACAAATACCCAATCTGGGAATAGCTTCAACAATTTAATCCCGTTTTCAAAGTACCCGTTCAAGTAAGAACTAAGTGTTACTAAGCCTACTTCTAATTCTGTTTGGTTTGGACCATTCCATGGGCATAGGccaatcattttatttttgtttcttgatGTAGAGATTCTGACTACGGGAGTGAGGAAGTGGTTGAGTCGGTTATGGCTGAGAAAAAGCGAAAGCAAATGGAAGCCATTGCAGAAGACTTATTTAACAATGAGAAGGTGAGAAATGTATGGTATTctaacaaaactcaaataaCTGAGGGACATGCCTTAAAAGTCACTCTTTCATCTTATAGGGGAGGCGGCGTGGCATCGCTGGTTCTCTCCGTGGGCTTCTTACTCAAGTTTAGCCAAGGTAATCTTCTCTTGACTTCATATTTTCTGTAATGGTTAAAGCATAAAACATCATAGTTACAAATTGTGCGGAACTTCCATCCCTCCAAGTGATCTAGTAACTTTATTGGTTAACAGTAAGACGGTTACCAATGGTAAATGGTGCTAATGGGTAAATATTCAAAGCATTGAGGtaaagaagttgaaaaagaagagagaacaTTGCGTTGCATATTTCACACTGAAAAATGTAACAGAGGAAAGTTTGTCAGTTGCTTCTGTTATACTTGTGTTTTCGGTTTTTGTGGGGTTTGGTACGCATGTTTCAATTGTCTATTGTCTGCCTTCGTTTTGTCAATACTTCGTGTTCTTGTTTGGTGACCTTTGTGTTGAATTCGGTGACTTTCATTTTGTTCAGACTAATGTTTCATCTTCTCTGAAGAAACCTCGAAAACTTGACATGCCTACCTTCTTTAGTTTCCATTTTTTCTTGGCATCTGCTTTCTCTTCGTTGCTTCTGCTTGCCTTGTCACCATCTATGGTCAGCAATATAATTAGTTCTGGTAATGAATGCTATGAAATTACAGGACCTGGTAACGACAAACATGAGGGCAGAAGCAAGCTGGGAGACTCACATGCATATAAAGTATcgggttttgttgattttttccTGCCTGCACCTTCATGTTTTGTTGTCTTTTACCCTCTTCCACAGTTGAttgtaaactatatatatatatatgactaaaCATACATGTCTAGCgctttttgttgattttttccGGCCTGCACCTTCATGTTTTGTTGTCTTTTACCCTCTTCCAAAGTTGATTGTGaactacacacacacacacacacataaacaTACATGTCTGGCGCTTCCTCCTCCAGTCTTCTAAAAGATGATTTGGAAAGAAATGGATGTTGGAAAGTAACGATCTGTCTTTGTTCTGATTCAAGTCCGCTATGGATTTCACTCTGACAGATTGCAACTTCTTGTAGCACATTTCCTCAAGCTTCTGAGCACAATGTTTCCATCAGTAAGCGACCCTCAGCCTACCTTGTACTAATCGATACTGGGAAATCTGCAGTGGACAAAGATGGGTAGCATTGCCTTACAACGTCCCATCTGTATGCACGCGGCTCGCAATGTgcttataagaaaattttatggacatacatacatacatatatgtgtgtgtgtgtgtgtaaactGTGCAGGTAAGGTGTTTCTGGTTTTAAGTGAAACTTGAACCTGCTTGTTAGGTcttaaattacttttttttttttttttcaaccaaGCAGCATGTTATATATAAGGCATAAAAGGAAAGCTGTTTAGCAGCAGTAGCACTAGTAGTTATATACAAAAAACAGGATGATCTTTCCCACTATGAAAATTAAGTAAAGATGGTGGAATAGAGATAAGGGGTATGCTTCCTAACAAATTGTTGGTTGCTGCCCACTGCGCAATGGAATGCGCGCATCGATTTGTATCTCGATGTATTTTCCTCGTTTTCCAGTTCTGGAAGGACTTTAGAGCAAGCCTGATGTCTTGGATGATTGGTTGAGCTAACCAGTCTGGGCTGATGCTTGGATCCTTTACTGCCTGCAGTGTGTTTAGGGAATTTCCAGCAATTACAAGTTTTGTAATCCCTTTATCTTTTGCTTCTTGAATTCCTAGAAGTAATGCTGCAGCTTCTCCTTGGTTGGAATTGGATGTCTGAATGCAGTTAGTTACAACAAAGATTGGAGTACCTGCTGCATTTCTACAAATTGCAGCAGTGGTACTACCATGATATCTATCGGCTACATCAAAGGTTAAGAAGCAATGATCTTGAGGGATGGCTTTCCAATCATGGCTTGAGttaatcaatttattttccTATGCATCACAGTGTTCTTTGTGTGTTTTTAAAGTGGATGACACAAAGGTGTGAACATTAGGCTTAAACCCATCATGGACAACTTTATTCCTTAGGTACCAGATACTATCCATTGCAATTAATGCAAAGATCTGAAATTGGTGCTCATCTGGAGGAGGTATTTCTAACTGTCCTATGGGGTCAATGATGCATCTAATCCAATGGTCTATGCTATGATTTTCGAAGGCAGAAATGTTTATAGGCCAGGGAGAGTTCCTCCAAAGTATTATGGTGAAAGTGCAAGTTAGAAACAGATGAGGGATACTTTCTTCTCCAGAGTTACATATGGGACAGTGAAGGTCTTCTTGGTTCATAGGGATGAACTTACAAAGGAGAGCACGAGTGAGAATGATATTACAGAGGATCTTCCAACAGAAAAATTTAAGCCTGTCCTGGACCTTGAgcttccaaatactcttccaaaGGTTTGTTTGGTGTGAACTTTAGTTTTCATTATTGCTTTGACTCCCCACTATGGCTGCATAAGCCGATTTTATGCTAAATTTTCCTGAGGAATGGTGGATCCAAACAAGCTTATCTTCCCTATTTTGGTAGTTATCCTGGGCTAAaggtattttcaaaatctcttCAACAGAAGATTGGTGGAAAAGGGTTTGGAGAAGAATCGTATTCCAACTTCTTGGATTTTCCATCATAAGCTCAGAGACTTTCATGTTGGGATCAATTTGGATCGAGTTATCCTTTGGAGTTGGGATTAAGGGTGGAGTGGTTGGAATCCATTGATCAATCCAAACTTTTGTTTTCACTCCATTATTAATCTGATGACAGATACTTGTCTGCAGCATATCCTTTTGGCTGAGGATTCCTTTCCATGTCCAAGAGTCTGTGGGCTTTTGAAGGGCATTGAGGAAGGAGGTATTCTTTAAGTACTTTCCAGCTAGAATATTGATCAAATTTGAACGATTTCCAATAACGATTTGCCATCCAATTTTGCAGAGGAAAGCTCTGTTGAAATCAGAGAATAGTCTAATGCCAAGGCCGCCCATTAACTTAGGTTTGCATATAGACTTCCAAGATTTTGGGGTGAGATTATGATTTTTTCCAGTAGGAAAACCTCAccaaaatttcataaactaGGTCTTAAATTACTTGGTTTGCTATAAAATATAAGCTTAATAATGCGTGAAACATGGTGATATGAACTCTGCTTGGATGATCTACAACCATGCCACGACAGCTTAACTTAGTCATTTGTTGCGCCCATCGCTCCTTCCAACTTGGCAATCCAACCGTTGACAGAATCTCATGTTTCGCGACTTGAATTAGGAATACATCTTTGTGTTTTGGCTGATGAATATCAAAACATAATTAAATGCAGACAGGGCCTCCCTAGTCTAAATGGGACCCTATTATTCGGCGCCGAGAGAGAAGTCACCCTATGCATCGCCGGGTCAAAGTAACTAAAAAAGCCTTGTCGGCAAATAATAAGCGGTCCCGACCCAAAATTTCAATGGAGCGATACCCACATGCATGGTTCttactttcttcttcttgtttgttCTTGGTTATAGTCGTGGTTGTTACTTATTCTTTTACTTTGTgtcaaataaaagaaagttcATTTAAGAACATCAACAAACTTTGGGACATTAATTTTCTGTAATTCTCTTTATTATGCATTAGAGATCCCAGGTCTTTCTTACTCGATCGTATATTCGTAGCAAtttgtttgagagagagagagagagagagagagagagagagagagagcttgcaTCTTATTAACAATCTATGAATACTGAGCTCGACAGAAAATATTATAGTAAAATGATCTGATGGATAGAATACGTACAGGACGtataatctcaaaaaaaaaaaaaaaaaaaaaaaagaattacaggacatgtatatatatagaagtgttGAGAATATTAGAACCTACGTATATGATCCTCCACTTCTTTtatggaaaagggaaaaaataaaacaaattgaagaatgaaagaagtgtgtgtatatatatatatatatatagaaaatcagAATGATCTAAAGCCTAAGCCTGAACTTACAGCTACTGTTCCGAATAGTAATAGCATTATTAGCAGAAAGGCGATCCACCTGCAGTCTGCACCTTACCCTGAACTTTATCTTAAACAGCTTCAACTTCCCTAGCTTTATTCTCACCGGCTGATTAACCCTAAGAGTGAGCGGAATACTTCCCGTTTCTTGCTGCTGCTGTTGGAGCGTGGTCAGCAGCCCACTAGCGTTCTGCGTCTGTCCCGTCAACGGCACGTTCAGCACCGTCGTGTTCCGGTGGCCCTGATAGAACTTTGGCAAAGCCCCTTGGCATAGCTTTCTGCCCGTATACCACACGTGTATGCTGCTCCCGCCCTCATAGTATATTCCGATCTTCTTGTTTGGGTTTCTTGCAGTGATCGTCACGTCGAACGCTGCATATAAGCTGTCATCGCTGCTGAGATTGAATTGGGTAATTTGCATTTTGTCCACAGAGTACTTGGGAAGCTTTGGTTGGAACGCAAGGAATATTATTCCGACAAGAATACCGATGATGATCAGTTGGAGCAGTAGGAGGCATACTGTCCAACACAGGCACTTGCAGCAGCAGCTTCTCTTCTTTGGTGGTTTGGAGTGCATCACCGGGATGGTACGCTGGAATGGTGGGTACCGCTGCCCCACGGCCGGATCGCCTCCATCGGATTTGGACGTTCCCCGTGGCACCAGCGGAGCTGTCGATGCATGTACTGGTGCTTCAACATCGTGGACAGGATGGATTTTCTGAGGATCGGCCATTGATTAATGGCTTAATTCGAGAAATGTTGTCTTGAGTGATCAGAAGGAACAATCTTTGGTGATCACGAGTACTGATATTGATCAAGAATAACTAATGAAGAATGAAATGCATGGTTCCTCTGTCTTAATAATggaatttataataataaacgAAGTCATTttcagctatatatataaataagtttgaTTCGTAGTCATGGACGGCTGAAGCTTCCTTCTTTTGACTTTTGGGGTTGATGTGCCGCTTTTATGGAAGTTTTCTATCCGCGTACGTTGGATTCTCAGTTCTCACTTGCTTCTGAATTTGtaggccaaaagaaataaaaaaataggagCAGTCGACAAGACCAGGTGGTAATTTCTCGCAACATATACAGTGATTACCAGAAGAGGGAAGTACTCGTCATCCCACGCTTCAGacttttacatatataataattgagttgttctacttataatctatatattatatatttataataataaaaaattaaaataggtaTAGTGTGTGATGTGTGGACTGAGATCATAAGTAGAATTAGTCTTATTAGAAACTAGACAGCAAttacttttcctttctctttttttttttagatgaacACAACTTATGATTAAGTCGTCACAGCATTGTCAtatgatattgaatttttaCATAGATATCTGTAATCAATAATTTGCGTGTAACGTGAGAATATATGGTCTTGCTTTTCAAATAATGCATGCGACTTTATGGTCAGAACGTTGCGCCTAGAGTAGGGATCGAGtttatcataattatatatactcgATCGGAGCTAATTTCTATTTTAAGGCACTGAAAATTAATTCTGATTTCAAACCCACATAATtaatattctcattttttttaaaatgacgtATATATACGtacaaatattaatatgaattaAAGTATACGCAaccatatcatatatatatgacttgCGCGCAAGCAATCATTCATCTTGCTTAAATGCATATAATCTACTTTCGTAAAGATATTACTTACTTTAAGATTAATTTACAGGATGCATGCatgtcctatatatatacatatatagaagctcaagatgatgatgatgatcatgcgcgcatatatatatatatatatatataggtcatCGACGTTTGTTCTTTGATTGAGTGTGatgatcatataaattaattaggaGATGAGTGAtaggaaaaataatagattGGGACTAGTTCGTTAATCATGTTGATCTCTTCAATTCccatggtttttttttatttcatgattATTTCCACTATAATTTTAAATGCAGTAGGTGATTTGAAAGATGCCTTTtgactataatatatatgcatgaaaccTGTTCAGATATTCAAAACTAggcatttattttttgcagcaCTTGTTTGAAAAACTCGAAAGGACCAAGTCAAGTACCAAAGCAAAGTGGACGCTCCAAAGTTGCGAAAGTTTCATTACTTTTATAATTGCAagctaactatatataaattgataattAAAGTACTATTGAGTCTTCTTTATTAGTATTTCCAACTCTTGAGTTTGAAAAAGGAACGTTGGAATTTGAAAGATCAGGTGGAGGTGGCCGGAAGTGCAGTGAAGTCGTTCATCTACTCTTAACTAAACAAATAATTTTGTCCTTTGGCTAAATGGCCTTCTAGCTTTCAGTTTCAGCTACATCAACATGATCATGATGGGTATATATGGACAAGGAATcatctcaaaacaaaactcCTAATGGAGATGCTGCTGATCATGCTGATCATCTCATCCATGCATGCCACTCATGATGTGATAGAAGCTTCCGCCTCATGGATTTCATCCACgcgtttttatcttttttttttatattattttctgcattgattctaaaaattatagtGGGAGCGTGTGATTCCTACTATTTTTGACTTTTCTGAAGCAGATGACGTTCATTGACAATGCGCGCCATCACCAtatttttctccttcttttgtcattaaataatttaaattcttTGTCTTCAAAAGAAAATGTCTGCTGTTTATCAGAGCATTGGcattatattatgtaaatataaatataaaatttacataattgacttgattttatatttaactatttcatttaaaatttattctcatattaaattatttatttattagtcaaaataataataaaatattataaaattaataatatttttttaatttttttctattaattgaaACCAAACTACCCACAAATACATTcacttataatatttatgcCCACCACAAATACATTaagttacaaataaaaaaacacaataatgAACACAATATTTCTACCTATCACAAATATATTCAGTTACATCGCAATATCATTGAAAAAAATCTGTCCATTACATTTTCACCTTAAAAAAACACCATTGAGAAAAGTACAAGTCATCACTAACTAGGCATTAAACATTTCAGGCCATAAATacattcaattataatatttatgccCACCACAAATACATTAAGTTACAAAGCAAAAAACACCAACACTAAACACAATACTTCTGCCCATCACAAATACATTGAGTTACATCACAACACCATTGAAAAGAAACCTGCCCATTACATTTTCACCTAAAAAAAAACACCATTGAGAAAAGCACAAGTTATCACTAACTGATGGTTATACATTTCAGCCCATTACAAAAATATACACCATTCCAAAAGTCAGCCCATCACAAAAATATACATACCTCCAAAAGTCAGCCCATCACTAATGTTACTACCcatcacaaaaaatatagataatatcCAATAACAAAGTTGCTGTCCAGCTACATGTATTTCTATTACATGTGACTGGATGACCACTAAAATCAGACAAAGTATACGTTAAACATATACTACTGTTAATTACAATGTCAAAATGAGCTAGACAAATACTTACACACCTCCAAAATGTGTGGATGGGTCCTCAGATGGTGATGTGATTGCAGACTCTTTCATTAAAGCGTTGAAAATTTCATCTTGAAGATGTTGGAAATAGATTTGTTGCTTTGGTTTCATCCCATCAAGATCTAATTTCATCATTTTAGTTtcaaacttcttcttctttagtgCAAGATTTTCATTTCTATCATGCTCCGCCTTGCTATAAAATTCCTTTCTCTCCACGTTGAATGTATTTCTGTCAGTATTCAAGCGAGCTAGAGCATTGTTAAATTCAACATCTATTTCATCTCTAgacttcctctttctttctttttctttctcagccTTCTTTCCTAGAGGTCCCTCATGGATGACCTCCACATTGTCATCCAACATATCGTCGTCGTCTAGAGTTAAGCTAGCACTAGCCAAACGTCTTCCTGGTGGTTTCCTCCTCGTTGACAATGTTGACTGATGTTGTTGTCATTTTGGTTGTGTCTCAATAGACACCAACAATGCTCCATGGTAAAATAAGAATTCTCATTTTCTTTGTACAATATTTTTGCCTTCTCAATCTTAAATGAATAAAGTGATAAAGTTAGTATGCAAATAAGCCTAagcatataaaaaaactaaaagaaaaatagaattaatACCTTATCGACCTCTGTGGTACTACTCGGATGTAAAGACTCTATTTGTGCTATAGCAGTACAAAACTTGTTTGTGCATTTTTGAATTGATTGTCATCGATTGATCAATGATGCAATCGAACATTCAGGagtgtttgattttttatgCTCATGGTAGTATTCataaattctttctcacatttgtGTGGATTTTTGGTCAGTGCCCTGAATAGCATCAAGGTTAATGTTTAGCCAAGCTGAAACAAGGAGATTATCCTCCTCTATGGTGAAATACACACCTCGCTGAGATTTTTTAGTAGGTGGCCTTCGTTCACTTTCAGCTTGTGATGTTTAGACCACCACATTACCATGTATGCTATTGAATGGGGTGCTGCCGTCCCCTTGCCCACCACTTTGTAATAGAGTGGTGAAAAAGGGATCCACATCAAATAAAGGCTCCATCATTGAATAATTTAAAGTTTATCATAAAACATCAATATAAACATCAACTtattaaacatatattaagaaattGCATAGTCACAAACAGTAGCAGAAAAATTTGCTTCTAATAGCATCATTATCAATATCCATACATAATCACAAACAGAGCAGGAAAAAGCAAAAACAGCAGCAGGAAAATTTGCTTTTAATAGCATCATTATCAATATCCATACAtaatcacaaacagcaataggaaaaagcaaaaacagcagcaggaaaattctatatatatccTCTCAAAATTCCAGATGATCGATGGCTTGGCCCTTTGCATTGATTTTCAAAGTagttttccaagaaaaagaaaggtcaAGTTAAGGAGAATCTATctaatttcataaaaagaagataaaagtaTTCTGTTTTTGCCTTTTTCATGCACAAAACTCAGGAAATTCAAGGTATCTTAAAGGGGAATTAGTGAAGGAACACGTGCAAAgctaacttaattatatatgcttttttttttttcaaaaataaaaaataaaaacagctgACTTAAAATTGATTCTCATGCCAATCCATCCATAGCTTTAAGCCTCAGAGACCCACCACCGTCACTCACATGCCACATTAAACCCGCATGCATATGCCACATTCAATGATCCCTTCCTAGTGCTTTGTCCAGAGAGAGACATTAGTGATAAAACTTCAATTAGctgtaaacaaaaaaaatccccACTGGCCTTACAAGCACCACACTACACTAATCCTTTTTCCTCCACATTTGCTAATCATATTTGATTAAGTGAGTGCCTTTAACGACTAAATAGACAGACACCCCATTGAGAATTTGACTCTACATGATAAACTTATTTAACAAGGCAAGAGATAGTGTGTAGAATAAATTAGCAATGCTAcattttactttcattttccCTCTAATCCAATGAACATGAACCCCAAGGTATTCTATTTTACAAGGGGATAATTACACTGACCTATGGATGTGGTTTTTACAAATAAACAATAACACAGAAATTTGCCGCATCCTAACAGTAACTATTAGCTTAAAGAGATATGGACAATCGAGAGAGTTTGCTTTGCCTAACTTGTGCTATTTCTATACTATCTCAGTCGTTTAACTTGAGACACACAATGACACCAAAGCCAACTCATACACTAGGACCTGCTACAAATGTCAAAGTCACTGCAATTTTAGAGAAAGCAAATGCTATTCGCCAGGTTTTCTATTGTCGAAGAGAAGCAGCATCCAAGGAAGGTGAAATACAATTGGTCAATCACACAGAGAAGGTGAAATAGCACTTGAAACAACGTTTTCAACTAAAATAACCACAAAAGTTAAGACCAAAAAGCTTGTAATCAAAAAAGCAAACAGAAAAGTAGAAAGCAAAAAAGGGAATATAAAGTAGTCTTGCATATAGAACAAACCAAGGGAATCGCCCCCACAAAATGGAGAACTACCAAGAGAAGGAGTAACCTTTATCATAAATCTgatgaaaagaaacaaaacctAGATAATGAAACATCAAGCCACCGTGCGAAATAAAccatttttaatctcaaatgcCCAAAACGAAAATGAAGCATAGAAAAtcagagagagaaatgaaatgTACACACCTGGACGATGATGTTGTGGAATCCCTCTTGGAGTTTTCGGACGCTGGGTTGAACGAAAATGGTGAAGAGGAAATGGAGAGTGGGAACGAAAATGGGGAAGAGGAGAGAAGGAGGGAGCTCGGTTGTGTCCTTGGGAAACTGACTTTCGAGGAAAAAAGTAACCGGTGCTGtactttattgaataaaaataagttttggtttttgtaCAGTAGTCTTGCATATATGACCGTCAAGTTTGATTTACTGTAACTCAAAGTCATTTATTTTGCAGTTGGATAATCCgatgtagatgattttatgtGTAATTGAGTTAAATTTTGCATTTCATTGGCATTTGGATAATC
The genomic region above belongs to Carya illinoinensis cultivar Pawnee chromosome 4, C.illinoinensisPawnee_v1, whole genome shotgun sequence and contains:
- the LOC122307261 gene encoding NDR1/HIN1-like protein 6, with the protein product MADPQKIHPVHDVEAPVHASTAPLVPRGTSKSDGGDPAVGQRYPPFQRTIPVMHSKPPKKRSCCCKCLCWTVCLLLLQLIIIGILVGIIFLAFQPKLPKYSVDKMQITQFNLSSDDSLYAAFDVTITARNPNKKIGIYYEGGSSIHVWYTGRKLCQGALPKFYQGHRNTTVLNVPLTGQTQNASGLLTTLQQQQQETGSIPLTLRVNQPVRIKLGKLKLFKIKFRVRCRLQVDRLSANNAITIRNSSCKFRLRL